Part of the Arachis hypogaea cultivar Tifrunner chromosome 6, arahy.Tifrunner.gnm2.J5K5, whole genome shotgun sequence genome, ATACCTTTCTAGGCAAGTTAAGGTCGTAATATTTTTTCTATagttttgttgtgtttttctaaTCATGTTTGGGAATCTTTGCTTGTACTTGCTTTGTTTCCAAGCAAGCATAATAAATAAGATGTAGTGAACAGGGTTAACCCTTGATAAGGCTTTATTGTTTGTCATTCTTTCATTGGATTCTTTGGAAGTTTTCCATTAAGATATATAGATAGATTTTGCTTCCTCTATAGGGTTTTATAGGGAGGTATGTATTCTAGATGTTGCTTTTTAGCACATTTTGGTGTATGCTCTGGGAAGAAACCGTGCTGGTCATTTTTACTGTTTTGTTGTGCCTGTTTTCGCGTTCTCTTGCTTTCTTCTATGGAAAAGTTAAAGCTCAAATGCAAGGGGGTTTTCTGTGTAAGTGAGAGTCGATTATATGCTAATTTTGATTTCAGGAAATTTATTGTTAAGGTAAATGGtggatttcttttttctttttaattaatatgAGAAGAGTAGAAGGATTTAAGTGTCAAGAAACTTGAATAGTTCAGGTCCCTTAGGCTTGGTTTATCTCATTTATAATAGATTTAATTGATTTGTGTTTCGGTGTTTAAATTCAAGGTTTGGTAATTGGGTAATAAAAATTCGAATAAGTGGAGATTATGTTGTAAGTTTTGGGATACTTTACTGCATAACTTTCTATTACAAATACTTCTTATATGTGTATATCAATTACAACAATTGGATTTGTTAGATTTTTGTTGTATATGTTTATAAATTCCAGTGGTAATCTATGCACAAAATGATTTGTGCACGCGTGTTTAACTTTAGTTTCTTTTTTGCCATGGCATTATTCAACACTAATCAAAGTATGTACTGTTTAACCTTTAATGCATGGTTATAATCAAACAGATAATCTTCTGTAACTGAAATATGGATTGAATTGACTGAttcaaacaaataaattttttaataccaatagtttgtatttttttcaaaCAAACTATAGTAGGCGAGTTGCATTTTCAAGAAGAATATTGAAGTTCCTAGTTCAAAACCTTAAAGAGAATAATTGTTAAGGAGGTCTCTTAGTTTTAATGGTGCATTTTAGAGGTTGTTCTCATAATAATGCATGTGGTATTAGCCTAGTCAATTGATTAATATCAAGAacgtttaattactctgttgattcctatagttttactaaatttttaattaggtccttacaGTTTAATGATTGGCTCTCTATATTAGATAAAAGTTTTTAAATAGATCCTCTACTCTTTTAGAAAAAGCAATCTTAGAATATTCCACAATTCATCCTACATCAAACACGAAAAGAATATTCTAagaatatttcattttttttttaacaaaaaacagTTAGCAAGGACCTCATTGAAAATTTTTATCTAGTATAAGGATTCAACAAACTTACAAACAGACTAGGCAATTACatttctctttattttagttTCTGCTTAAGGGATACCTTTTCTGTGGATCTATTCGGAAGTGCTGCAAATATAGTGAAGCTATCATGCCAGGTTGTGTTATTCAATTTGAGTTGTAACTGGTACCTGCATTGCTGTATCATTAACATCATGTTCTAATTCAACACCGAAAAAACTAAGTATAGTTATTAGTTGGTGTTAATCATACTTTTGGTTGAATCTGCTTTGTAACAGAGCAGAGGTTGCCTTGGATGCTTCACAAAACCTTCAGTAACTATTCCAATGGATGAGCCATCTAAAGGACTAAGAACTCAAGGTCAAACAGTAAATAAAGACAACAGAACAGAAGATATCTGGAGCAGCAGCACTTTTGAAATGGATAATAGTGCTGCACAGTCCCAGAGAAGCATCTCATCGATCGTAATGTCAAATAATCCTTCTGATCCTCAAAGTAGTACCGGGAGTGAAATTGGTCCGGCTGAATTTGTCAACCATGGCAAGTTTTCATCTGTTGCTTCATTTGACAGTATTAACTATTAAACTTTTATCAAAGTATGCATATATTCTATTGGTACCCACTTTCTCTGTGAGAGCCTCATTTGAATTATCATACTGTCATGAGCGGCTATCATTTGCTTCATATTCCCCTTTTGAAAAAGACATTGAAAAACATAGTTTTTCCCATCTTTGTGTAGGAGTAAAAATTCTTGCTTCTATGTATGtagttctttatttttgtttcatatgTTTTCCGATgtcttatttatatatttttttattttttctaaacatATTCTTGCATATCAACCATACTAGTTATTTTTAATGACAAAGAAGTTTCACCTGTGCAGGTCTTCTTCTCTGGCATCAGATAAGACAGCAATGGGTTGGGAATAAAATCTCCGAGAGTCAGAAGGAAGTTCGAGAACCGAGAATAAGGTATATCTATATATTAGCTTCCTTAAGTGAGGAGTTAGTATTGGGCTGTAATATCAAACATCTTACAAAGGAAATGGTAGCATTCCCTATTTCCCTTTCATCCATATTCAAAGGGAGTTATGTTTGGTATCTTTGACTACTTGCTTCAAAGTATAATC contains:
- the LOC112755704 gene encoding uncharacterized protein isoform X1; its protein translation is MQFCRYFPPWFCQILAYMGGCLGCFTKPSVTIPMDEPSKGLRTQGQTVNKDNRTEDIWSSSTFEMDNSAAQSQRSISSIVMSNNPSDPQSSTGSEIGPAEFVNHGLLLWHQIRQQWVGNKISESQKEVREPRISSNATYDNLLGNNKHFPQPIPLREMVDFLVDIWEQEGLYD
- the LOC112755704 gene encoding uncharacterized protein isoform X2; the encoded protein is MDEPSKGLRTQGQTVNKDNRTEDIWSSSTFEMDNSAAQSQRSISSIVMSNNPSDPQSSTGSEIGPAEFVNHGLLLWHQIRQQWVGNKISESQKEVREPRISSNATYDNLLGNNKHFPQPIPLREMVDFLVDIWEQEGLYD